The following DNA comes from Corynebacterium atrinae.
GACACCGCGGTGCCCCATTTAGCAGACGTCCTAACGTCTGCCTCCCCTGATCGGCAACGCCGGGCGGCGATGATGCTGCGAAAGATCGGTTCAGTGCAGTCGTTGGAGGCCCTGGCTGGCGCCATCGCGCACCCCGATCCCCAGGTGCGGGGATGGGCGGCCCTCGAGCGAGGCAGGTTAGGGGAGGTGGATGCCGTTGCCGCCCTGGTGGAACTCATCGTGGCGGGCCGCGAGGACGTGGAGGCCGCAGACGTCCTGGAGTTTCTAGCTCTCAAGCATGGCTACGCTGCAGAAATCACCGAGGCCCTCGCTGCGGAGCTCGCCGGGGCCGAGGACTCCGTTCGGTACCGGTTGACCGAGTCGCTCGCCGGAATTCCCGGGCCAGGGGCTGATTCACTGTTGACACGCTTGGCGGCTGATGCTTCCCCGCAGGTAGCTCATACGGCCAGGTATTTGCTATCAATGCGCCCGTCCACCACCGTCACCAATTCATCCAAGGCCGAGCGGTGAACGAGGTCATGGGTGACTAGCAGCGTGGCAGTGTTGCGTTCGTGGGTGAGGCGGGCGATGAGCTGCATGATCTCTGCGCCGCGTTCTTGATCGAGGGCGCTGGTCGGTTCGTCGATGAGGAGGACGTCCGGTTCGTGGACGAGGGCGCGGGCGATGGCGACGCGTTGGCGTTGGCCACCGGAGAGTTGGTGGGGGCGTTTGTCGGCGTGGGCTGACAGACCGACGGCGGCGAGGAGTTCGTCGACGCGGGCGTCGATAAGCGATCGTTGGGCCTGGTCGCCGAGATGGCCCATGACCTGCAATTGCTCGCGGGCCGTTAGGGCCGGGAGCAGGGCGGATTGTTGGAAGACAATCCCGATGCTGGTGCGACGCAGGGCGGTGGCATCGTGGGGGCTGAGGACGGCGGCGTCGATAAGCTCGTCTCCCCGACTGATGAGGACGGAGCCGGAGTCGGGGCGGATGAGGGTCGCGGCGACGGCGAGGAGGCTGGATTTGCCGGAACCGGACGGGCCGGTGATGCCGGTGACCACGCCGCCCTCGCCGCGGAGGGTGACGTTGTCGACGGCGGTGATGCGGCTGGCGCCGTCGGGGAAGGTGAGGGTGACGTTGCGGAGTTCAATCATCGGTTGCTCCCGAGGGCAGTGAGTGGGTCGGCGGAGGTGACAATGCGCAGGGCGAAGGCCGCGCCGAGAAGTCCGAGCAGCGCCAGGATGGCGGCCGGGGCGAGGGTGGTGAGCGGGCTCAGGACGAAGGGCAGGGCCTGGCCGGCGAGCTGCCCGAGGCCAACAACGGCGAGCACACCGACGCCAATGCCCACGGCTAGGACGATGAACGCTTGGCCGAGGGCGTCGCGCACGAGCGATGAGGTGCTGGCGCCGAGGGCTTTGAGGACGGCGATGTCGCCGGCGCGCTGCATCGTCCAGACGGTGAAGAAGGCGCCGACGACGAGGGCGGAAATGCCGAATAACATGGCGATCATGAGGCCCAGCGAGCCGACCTCGGAGGAGAAGGCGTCGAGGGCGGCGAGGCTGGCCAGCGGGGTCTGCGCTACGGTGCCTGCCTGCTTATCGACGCCCGCCCAATCCGGTGTCCCCGTCACCGCCAACATCGTCGGCTCACCGGTCCCGCCGACGCGCTGGCTCAACTCGCTCCACGCGGGCTGGCTCATCGTGATGACGGGGGTGTGGCTGTACCAGAGATCCTCGTCGATGGCGGCGACGGTGAAGGATTGGTTGTTGATGCTCACGGTGTCGCCAACCTGGGCATTTAGTGCGGCGGCGGCACCGGTGGAGAGCTCGACCTCCCCTTCTGCCAGGTCCGACGGCTGGCCAAACAGGGCGACCCCGGTGGGCTCCTCGGAACCTGTGCGGGCGGCCCGGGTCTGCGTAATGCCGATCGGGGTCACCGATTCGACCCCGGGGGCGTCCTGCCATTGACGTACCGTGTCGGGGTCGAGCGAAGACGTGGAGAAGCTGGGGCTGCCCGTGGTCGGTTGCTGGAGGACGATCCGATCAGCGGGGATATGGAGCACCGCGGAGACATTTTGCGCTGCCAACCCCCCGGTCAGGCCGGAGAGAAACCCCACGAGCAGGGTAATCAACGCCACCACCGCCCCGATGAGCGCGAATCTTCCACGGGCAAACCGCAGTTCCTTCCAAGCGACAAACACGTCAATCCTCTCCTGCCCAGCACTCCTTGTGCGAGCTACCTATTTGAGCTTTCCCGCGCCGGGGAGGAGCAGCATCGGCCGAACCTGCGCAATCCGAGTCATCATTTCTGTTGATGGCGCCCACCGGAGACTGCCCTAGGCTTGAACCGCTATGTCACATTCGAACCTCGCCCCCGTGTTCACTGGCCTGCGCCTGGGGCTGCATGCCCTCCTCGTGGGGCTGACGGGCTTCGCCATCCTGCGGGCCTTCGCAGTGTCCTCGCCGGTGGCGTGGTGGGTGCTGGCCGTCGGGATCGCGTTCGTCGCGGTGTATCTGCTCGGCGCGTGGGCGGCGCGGGGTTCGGGCGGGTCGCCGGGGCCGCGAACAGCGAGCCTCGGCTGGATCATCGTGCTCACCGTTTTGTGGGCGGCACTAACGTGGCTCAGCCCCGAGGGTGCCTACCTGGTCTTTCCCCTCTTCTTCCTCTACCTCCACCTCTTGCCCGGGGCGAGCTCCGCTGTGGTGATCATTCTCGCGACCGCCTTCGCCATCGTGGCCCTCGGGCTGCACCTGGGTTTTAGCGTCGGCGGGGTGATCGGTCCCCTCGTCGGTGCCGGGGTTCCCCTGCTCATCGGGTTGGCTTACCGCGCGCTGACCCGGGAGGCGCAGGCGCGGGAGCAGTTGCTCAGCGAGCTCATGCGCACCCGCGCCCAACTCGCCGACACCGAGCGCGAGCAGGGCGCCTTAGCGGAGCGGGCCCGGCTGGCTCGCGATATCCATGACACCGTCGCCCAGGGCTTATCGTCGATCCAGATGCTGTTGCAGGCCGCCGAGCCCACGACCCCCGAACCCGCGGCGGGTTATCTCAAGCTAGCCCGGGAGACCGCAGCCGAGAGCCTCGCCGACACGCGCCAAATCATCCGGGAGCTCACCCCCAGCCGACTCGAGGACGGTCTGGCGGCGGCGCTGCGCAGGCTCGGGGCGGAGCAATCCCGCCGCGCCGAGATCCCCATCGAGGTCACTGCCGCAGACGTTGACCTGCCCATGGGCATCCAGACCGCGCTGCTGCGCATCACCCAAGGCGCCCTGTCCAACGCCATCCGCCACGCCGACGCCTCCCGCATCGCCATCATTCTCGCCGTGGATGAGGGTACCGCCACGTTGAAAGTGCTTGACGACGGTCGCGGCTTCCGCGAAGCCGAATCCTTCGGCCTGCAGGCCATGCGCGAGCGCGTCGAACAATTCGACGGCACCCTCTCGGTAGCTTCCACCCCCGGCCAAGGCACTGCCGTCCGCGCCGACCTGCCCTTCACTCCCAACAACGGAGGCCACCCATGATCCGCCTCATCATCGCCGACGACCACCCCGTCGTGCGCACGGGCCTGCGCGCCATGCTGTCCAATGACCCCGAGATCACCGTCATTGCCGAGGCGACCTCCCCAGATGAGGCAGTGGCCCTCACCGGCGACCACTCCCCCGACCTCGTGCTCATGGACCTGCAATTTGGCACCGAGGACACCGGGGCGGACGCGACCCGACGCATCCGGGCGCTGCCCCACCCACCGGCGGTACTCGTGCTTACCAACTACGACACCGACAGCGACATCCTCAGCGCCGTCGAAGCCGGGGCCAGCGGATACCTGCTCAAGGACTCCCCACTCGACGAGCTCCTCGCCGCCATCCACGCCGCGGCCGCCGGGGAAACCGCCCTCGCCCCCGCCATCGCAGGCCGCCTCCTCGCGCGGATGCGCTCCCCGCAGCCAACCCTCAGCGCCCGGGAGATCGAGGTCCTGGGGCTCGTCGCCACCGGCGCGAAGAATGAGGAGATCGCGCAGCGGCTATTCATCAGCGACGCGACCGTGAAGTCCCACCTGGCGCACATTTACACCAAGCTCGATGTGTCCTCGCGGACGGCGGCCGTGGCCAGTGCCCGGGAGAGCGGGATTCTGCGCTAATCGAGGATAAGCCCGACCACGTAGGCCACTCCCGCACCGATGAGGAGGGGGAGGGCGACCGGGGCGTCGATAAGCAAGATGAGGATGAGCAGTACGGCTACCGTGCGCTTCCAGCCGACGGCCGCAGTGGCGACCATGCCTGTGGCCATCGCCGATCCCACGTCTAGCGCGGGCAGCAGCACCGACATTGCGGCGCCGATCGCCGCGCCGGTGAACACCAGCGGGAAGAACTCGCCGCCGCGCCAGCCGCTGACCAGGCACAGCGCGATGGCAACCACCTTGCCCACGGCGATGGCGAGCAGGAGCGACCACTGAGAATTCTGGACAAGCGGCAGCAGATCATCCAGCTCGTGATGCCCGGAAAACCTCAGTAGCGGCTGCACCGTCGCCAGCGCGGCAAACAACACCGTGCCTGCGGCAACGACCAGCCACTGGCGATTGATCCCGTGCGTCACCTGCTCGAAAGCGTGATGCAGCGCGCGAAACAGCAACCCCGCCGCGGCCGCCACCACGGCCACGACCAGCAGCAGGAACGGCTGGGTCTCCCCGATGGCGGGCAGCGAAATGTGGCCACCCTCCCCGCTGGACGTGAGCTTAGCGACGCCCACGAACACGAAGAATCCAGCAAATCCCGCTGCCAGCTGCAGGGCTTTGCCCTGCCCCAGGTCATCGCCATCAATAGCCGCCGCCCCCGGCGGAGATGCGTACAAACCACCGAGCGCCCCCGCGTTCCCGGCCTGCCCAATTACCCGTTGGGTATTGACGTCCCGCGCAATCAAATGCGTCACTATCGCCGACATCTGCGCCACCACCGCCACGATGCCCGCCTCCGGTCCAATCGCCCCGCCGAAAGCGACGGCGACGATCGCGGCGAATGCCGTCGCCGCGACCGCACGACGAGGCAGGTGGCCGGGGTCCTCCGAATGGCGAAGCAAGGTCTCCAGGTCCTCCGTCGGCGCCCACCAACTAATAAGAATGAGCAGGGCTCCGCCGAGAAGAATGGTGACGTAGATGGGCAATCCCAGGCCGTCCCACACGAGGTGCTGCAGCCAGGTCATCCCCTTGAACGTGAGGATGGAAATCAAGCCGGCGACGGCGCCGTAACCGAGAGCCTGCAGCGCGAGCCGCGAATTCACTCGCGGGCGCTGTGTCGTTGCGTTCATGTCGGAAAGTATAGGGGGTTAAGGTTTATAGCTTTCCTACCCTAAGCACATGACAAAGGACAGTCGGTCCTCCCGAATTGTCGGCATTCGACTTTTCCGCACAATGAGCACGGAGAGCAGCGAATACTTAGAAGGCCCGGAAGCGTGGGATTTTGCTCGCCGCCTGGCGTGGTGGCTCAAAAGTGAGGACAGCGAGGAAGATCAAAACCGATCGCCAGCGCAACATTTCGTTGAAGTCTGGGACTTTCTACTCCGCGCGCCTCATAGCCGAAAGGGTGGGCGGCAATCCCACCTTTAAAGCCAGCGACTTCGTCGCGACCGAGCGTCCGACAATGTCCGCGTTGCTTCGAATTAGATAGCTTCCGCGTTCTCACTTGACTTGCTGGCCGCCCACGTCACCAGCAAACGCGATCTGCTTCGAGCCATGCCAGACCATAGGCTTTTAGCTCACTTTGAAACAGCGTCATCTAGCTCAATATCACCGAAAATGTACCGATCGATCGTGGGGCCGATGGTTCGGGCCAGCTCCGGGACGGAAAGGGTGGCTATGGGCGGGACCTTTAGCACGTAGCGGCCGAAGACGAGCCCGAGCAGCTGCGAGCCCGCCAGGGAGAGCCGCGTTTCGGGGTGTTCGACGCCGAGGCGGGGTGCGAAGGTCCCCAGGAGTTCCTCGGTAACGAAGCGGAGAAAGATCCGCCGAGACTCGTCATGGGTTCCGATGCCGCGGACAAGACCGATGAAGGCGGGGCCCATGCTGGGGTCCTCGAGTGCGGTGAGGACGGCGAGAACGTATCGGGTTCCCGGTGACCCTTCCCTGCCTGCGCCTTCGGGGAGGAGGATGTCGGGGAACCCGCGCGAGCGGAAGGTTTCGGTAATCACCGTGGTAAACAGGCTTTCTTTGGTGCCGAAGTAGTAATGCACCAGCTTGGAATCCACTCCGGCGGCCTCGGCGATCTTGCGAATGGTGGAGGCCTGGTACCCGTATTCACCAAACTCCCGGGTCGCCGCCTCGAGGATCTGCTCCTTGCCTGCTTTCCCAGACGGCCGAGGTCCGCGGCGGGGGGCTTCCTCCACCTCCGCTTTTCTCCCCTTGTTCATGTGACCAACGGTATCAGGTGCTCTCCTATTTCATCGCATGAGGAAATCCGCTAAAGTCTATTTCATCAACCGATGAAATACGGAGGTGGGGCGATGAAAGCCCTGATTGTGAAGGAATTTCGAGAGCTAGCGCGTGATCGCCGCACCCTGGCCATGCTGATCGCGCTGCCCGTGTTGCTCCTGGTGATCTTTGGCTACGCGGCAAATTTCTCGGTAGAGCGAGTGCAGGTCATCGTCGTCGGGCCGGAGGCAGAAACGGTGTCCGCTACCATCGCCAGCAACCCGGCCATCAAAGACGAGGTGGACATCACCCGCGTTGATCCAACACTGGGTGACGCAGATGCGCAGTCGTTGCTCAAGGGGCAGGAAGCGAATGCGGTGGTCGTCGCAAAGCAATTTAGTGCTGCGCAAGCACCACTGACGGACCGGATGCACGTCTACATCGACGGAAGCAGCCTGTTCAGTGCTCAGGCCACCGAGGGCATCTTCATGCAGGTAGCCGCCACGCAGCCACCGACTGACCAGTCGGAGGAGTTGGTGACGGTGCTGTTCAACCCGGATCTGAAGACGTCGTGGGTGATGGTCCCGGGCCTGCTCGGTCTGATTCTGCTGTTCATCGGCGCGCTCATCACCAGCATCGGGCTCGTCCGCGAGCGGGAGACGGGCACCCTGGAGCAACTGGCGGTCATGCCGCTGCGGCCGTCGGCGATTATCCTGGGCAAAATCATCCCCTACTTCCTGCTCGCACTCGTCGATATGGCGGCCGTCACCGCCCTCGGGGTGTGGCTGTTCGGAGTTCCCTTCGTGGGGAGCCTGTGGTTGTTCAGCATCTCTGCCCTCGTTTTCCTGTTAGTCGTCCTAGGAATCGGGGTGCTCATTTCCTCGGTCTCGCAAAGCACTGGGCAGGCGATCCAGATGGCGATCCTGTTCGTCGTGCCGCAAGTCCTGCTCTCCGGGTTGATTTTTCCCCTGGATGCGATGCCGCTGGGGGTGCGCTGGATCGGTTATATCCTGCCGCTCACCTGGTTCCGGGAGATCGCGCAGGGCGTCATGCTCCGGGGTGCCGACCTCACGAGCCTCTGGCTCCCCCTGACGATTCTCGCCGCCATGGCCATCGTCGCGTTTGGTGCCTCCACCGCACGGATGCGCCACACCCTCACCCACGGAGGCGCCCGCTAATGCGCCCCGCCACTATCAACCTCGACCGGGTCTCCGTGCGCTTCGGCGCGCAGACCGCCCTCCACAACTTCAGCGGAGCCTTCCAACCAGGAACCGTGACCGCCCTCATCGGTGGTGATGGCGCAGGCAAATCCACCCTGCTCAAGCTCCTCGCCGGCCGCCTGTCCGCCTCAGACGGCACCACCACCGGGCTTCCCGTCGAACGCGAAAACATCGGCTACCTGGCGGGCGAATCCGGCGTCTGGCGCAACCTGTCCGTAGCGGAGAACATCGAGTTCGTCTCCCGGGCCTACCACCTCGATCCGAAGGATTCCCGGGCCGCTGAGCTGCTCACACTCGCCGGCCTAGACCACGTGACCAAGCGGCCCGCCGGGCGGCTATCGGGCGGAATGCGGCAAAAGCTCGGCGTCATCCTCGCCACCATGCACCGCCCCGGCCTCGTGCTTCTCGATGAACCCACCACCGGCGTCGACCCCATCAGCCGCGCCGAACTATGGAGCCTCATCGCCGGTGCCGCCGCAGACGGCGCGACCGTCGTCTTCGCCACCACCTACCTCGACGAGGCGGAGCGCGCCAACCGCCTCTTCCTCCTTGGCGAGGGGAACCTGCTCGCCTCCGGCACCCCGGACGAGGTCATCGCCCAGACTCCCGGCACCATCTGGGAAGCCCCCTTCACCCTCCCCGCCGCCCGGCGCGAACTCGACTCTCCCGCAAGCTGGCGACGGGCCAACACCGTCTACCACTGGGAGGCGGGCATGCACGGCCCGGAGGGCTTCACTCCCGCACCCGGCGATCTGGAAAACACCAGCATCGCGCTGCTCCTGCACGCAGGGATTGGCGATGTCACCTCCGCAGGGCTCCCCGTCACCGGCAGCACACCACCACAGCGTATCGACGCCCCACTCGTCCAAGCCACCAACATCAGCCGCAGGTACGGCGCGTTCCCTGCGCTCGACGGCGTCTCCCTCCACGTCGAAGCCGGCGAAATCGTCGGGCTGCTCGGCGGGAACGGCGCCGGAAAGACCACGCTCATGCGCATCCTGCTCGGCCTGGAAACCCCCACCGCCGGTCAGGCCACGCTCTTCGGCTCCTCGCCCACTCTCGACGGTCGGCGTCGCATCGGATACGTCGCCCAAGGCCTCGGCCTCTACCCGTCCCTGTCCGCGATGGAGAATCTCGACTTCGCGGCTTCCGTCTATGGCATCCCCGTCAGCGATGAGGCCCGCGCCTTCGCCGAAGGTTTCGGCCGCTCCCCCGTCGCCGCCCTGCCGCGGGGGACTAAGCGCATTCTCGCCTACCTCGCCGCATCCGGGCACCACCCCGAGCTATTGGTCCTCGACGAACCCACCTCCGGCATGGACGCGCTCACCCGCGCCCGCCTCTGGCGCAACCTCCGCAGTTCCGCAGACAACGGCACGGGCGTGCTCGTCACCACCCACTACATGCAGGAAGCCCAGCAATGCGATCGTCTGGTCATGCTTAGCGACGGCCGCGTCACCGACATCACCGCGACCCACCGATCCCTGACCGTCACCACAGATCATTGGGAACGCGCCTTCCTCCTGCTCCGCGACGCCGGCTTCGCCGTGCTTCTCGACGGCCGCGTCCTCCGCCTCCCCGGCGCCCACCCCTCCGAAGTCTCTGTGGTGCTCGCTCCCCTCAACGGCGCCTTCACCGTCACCGAGGGCCAAGCCACGCTAGAGGAGACGATGATGCTGGCTACCCGCCGGACAGCTTTCGCCGAATCTCCTTCTCTTCCTCATCACTAAGCCCCGCGAGCCGCGGTTCCTGGCGGCGCTCCTCATAGTGCAGCGCCGCCACACAGCGGTAGTGACCGTGGCCCCATCCACGCTGGCCGTCATCTCCCGCGGCATTGAAAATGCCGCAATGACGCTGCTCCGCACACTCGACGATCCACTCGGCGAGATCGCGGACGTCGATAAGCGCAATGGGGTGAGTCGGATCCGGCACCACCACGTTCTCACAAGAGAATCTTCACGTCTTGGCTCCCATCATCGTCAGAGTGCGGGCCGGTACCGAAGAACAATGGCGCCCGACTGGAATGGTCGATGCTCCACCAGGTCGAGTTCAACCCGCTCCCGCAGACCGGAAAGCAAGGTGGGGCCGTGTCCAGCCAGCACTGGGTGGAGCAGGAACTCGTACTCATCGATCAGACCCAAGTCTGCTAACGCCAGGGGAAGCGTGACTCCTCCCACCCAGAGCCCTTCGCCTTCTTCCTGCTTGAGTGTCTCAACCTGGTCCCTAAGGTCGCCCCGGAGTAGTTCAGCATTCCAGTCGACCTCTTCCAAAGTCCTCGATACGACGTATTTCTTAGCGCGGTCAATCGCTTCGGCGAAGGGAATCTGCCACTCTTCCATCCACTCCGGCCACTCACCGGATGCCGGCTTTCGCCACGCGGATTCCATCATCTGATACGTCACCCGACCGAAAATGAGAGCGTCGGCCCGTTCCATCTCCGCAGTCCACAAAGCCATTGACTCTTCGTCAGGCGGCAACCCAGCCTCGTGATGGCAGCAGCCGTCAAGCGTGACGTTGATCGAATATCGAAGAGGTCTCATCTCGTCTTCTCCTGTCGGTCGAGTGAGATGGTGCGTTTGTTCAGTTGTCACGGCGATGGTTGAGGTGACTTCACATCGGTTGGTGATAGTTCATCGAATCTTTCACCCTTTCGGGTTGGATGACGTCGATAGTCGCCACTGAGTGTCGCTGAATCCTACGGCATCTGTCACCTTCAAGGGGAGCTCAAGCACACTCTAGCTAGCCCTGGTGGAACGATTCGTCCTCAGCTAGAGTTACCTGTATACGTTTCGTCCCGTGAAGGAGTTGGCATCGATGCCCACGTTGACGCCAGGCACAGCCCGAGATGCAGGTCTCTCGCGCAGCAGCCTATACCGCGCAGCTCGGGCTGGACGGGTGGAGAGGATTGCTCGAGGCATTTATTTGCCTTCGGATTCTTCAGCTTCAGACTGGGACTGGATTGAGGCTGCGACGCGGCGCCCAGATGCGACCATTTGCCTCACATCGGCGCTCGCCCATCACGATT
Coding sequences within:
- a CDS encoding MerR family transcriptional regulator, producing MRIGEVSELSGVSARMLRHYDKIGLLRPPERTSGGYREYSDEDLRRLFHIEGLRSLGLELSEVAEVLRDPGFSPTTLIDALITSTRERLTQEKALLRTLRLVRASHPVDWSDVLRTTSLIRGLGAAEPSQRLRVALSVDAERHLSMLIDAALSETDPNTAGALDWVVAQGGDTAVPHLADVLTSASPDRQRRAAMMLRKIGSVQSLEALAGAIAHPDPQVRGWAALERGRLGEVDAVAALVELIVAGREDVEAADVLEFLALKHGYAAEITEALAAELAGAEDSVRYRLTESLAGIPGPGADSLLTRLAADASPQVAHTARYLLSMRPSTTVTNSSKAER
- a CDS encoding ABC transporter ATP-binding protein; translation: MIELRNVTLTFPDGASRITAVDNVTLRGEGGVVTGITGPSGSGKSSLLAVAATLIRPDSGSVLISRGDELIDAAVLSPHDATALRRTSIGIVFQQSALLPALTAREQLQVMGHLGDQAQRSLIDARVDELLAAVGLSAHADKRPHQLSGGQRQRVAIARALVHEPDVLLIDEPTSALDQERGAEIMQLIARLTHERNTATLLVTHDLVHRSALDELVTVVDGRIDSKYLAV
- a CDS encoding ABC transporter permease, coding for MFVAWKELRFARGRFALIGAVVALITLLVGFLSGLTGGLAAQNVSAVLHIPADRIVLQQPTTGSPSFSTSSLDPDTVRQWQDAPGVESVTPIGITQTRAARTGSEEPTGVALFGQPSDLAEGEVELSTGAAAALNAQVGDTVSINNQSFTVAAIDEDLWYSHTPVITMSQPAWSELSQRVGGTGEPTMLAVTGTPDWAGVDKQAGTVAQTPLASLAALDAFSSEVGSLGLMIAMLFGISALVVGAFFTVWTMQRAGDIAVLKALGASTSSLVRDALGQAFIVLAVGIGVGVLAVVGLGQLAGQALPFVLSPLTTLAPAAILALLGLLGAAFALRIVTSADPLTALGSNR
- a CDS encoding sensor histidine kinase translates to MSHSNLAPVFTGLRLGLHALLVGLTGFAILRAFAVSSPVAWWVLAVGIAFVAVYLLGAWAARGSGGSPGPRTASLGWIIVLTVLWAALTWLSPEGAYLVFPLFFLYLHLLPGASSAVVIILATAFAIVALGLHLGFSVGGVIGPLVGAGVPLLIGLAYRALTREAQAREQLLSELMRTRAQLADTEREQGALAERARLARDIHDTVAQGLSSIQMLLQAAEPTTPEPAAGYLKLARETAAESLADTRQIIRELTPSRLEDGLAAALRRLGAEQSRRAEIPIEVTAADVDLPMGIQTALLRITQGALSNAIRHADASRIAIILAVDEGTATLKVLDDGRGFREAESFGLQAMRERVEQFDGTLSVASTPGQGTAVRADLPFTPNNGGHP
- a CDS encoding response regulator transcription factor, producing MIRLIIADDHPVVRTGLRAMLSNDPEITVIAEATSPDEAVALTGDHSPDLVLMDLQFGTEDTGADATRRIRALPHPPAVLVLTNYDTDSDILSAVEAGASGYLLKDSPLDELLAAIHAAAAGETALAPAIAGRLLARMRSPQPTLSAREIEVLGLVATGAKNEEIAQRLFISDATVKSHLAHIYTKLDVSSRTAAVASARESGILR
- a CDS encoding chloride channel protein gives rise to the protein MNATTQRPRVNSRLALQALGYGAVAGLISILTFKGMTWLQHLVWDGLGLPIYVTILLGGALLILISWWAPTEDLETLLRHSEDPGHLPRRAVAATAFAAIVAVAFGGAIGPEAGIVAVVAQMSAIVTHLIARDVNTQRVIGQAGNAGALGGLYASPPGAAAIDGDDLGQGKALQLAAGFAGFFVFVGVAKLTSSGEGGHISLPAIGETQPFLLLVVAVVAAAAGLLFRALHHAFEQVTHGINRQWLVVAAGTVLFAALATVQPLLRFSGHHELDDLLPLVQNSQWSLLLAIAVGKVVAIALCLVSGWRGGEFFPLVFTGAAIGAAMSVLLPALDVGSAMATGMVATAAVGWKRTVAVLLILILLIDAPVALPLLIGAGVAYVVGLILD
- a CDS encoding TetR/AcrR family transcriptional regulator: MNKGRKAEVEEAPRRGPRPSGKAGKEQILEAATREFGEYGYQASTIRKIAEAAGVDSKLVHYYFGTKESLFTTVITETFRSRGFPDILLPEGAGREGSPGTRYVLAVLTALEDPSMGPAFIGLVRGIGTHDESRRIFLRFVTEELLGTFAPRLGVEHPETRLSLAGSQLLGLVFGRYVLKVPPIATLSVPELARTIGPTIDRYIFGDIELDDAVSK
- a CDS encoding ABC transporter permease, translated to MKALIVKEFRELARDRRTLAMLIALPVLLLVIFGYAANFSVERVQVIVVGPEAETVSATIASNPAIKDEVDITRVDPTLGDADAQSLLKGQEANAVVVAKQFSAAQAPLTDRMHVYIDGSSLFSAQATEGIFMQVAATQPPTDQSEELVTVLFNPDLKTSWVMVPGLLGLILLFIGALITSIGLVRERETGTLEQLAVMPLRPSAIILGKIIPYFLLALVDMAAVTALGVWLFGVPFVGSLWLFSISALVFLLVVLGIGVLISSVSQSTGQAIQMAILFVVPQVLLSGLIFPLDAMPLGVRWIGYILPLTWFREIAQGVMLRGADLTSLWLPLTILAAMAIVAFGASTARMRHTLTHGGAR
- a CDS encoding ATP-binding cassette domain-containing protein → MRPATINLDRVSVRFGAQTALHNFSGAFQPGTVTALIGGDGAGKSTLLKLLAGRLSASDGTTTGLPVERENIGYLAGESGVWRNLSVAENIEFVSRAYHLDPKDSRAAELLTLAGLDHVTKRPAGRLSGGMRQKLGVILATMHRPGLVLLDEPTTGVDPISRAELWSLIAGAAADGATVVFATTYLDEAERANRLFLLGEGNLLASGTPDEVIAQTPGTIWEAPFTLPAARRELDSPASWRRANTVYHWEAGMHGPEGFTPAPGDLENTSIALLLHAGIGDVTSAGLPVTGSTPPQRIDAPLVQATNISRRYGAFPALDGVSLHVEAGEIVGLLGGNGAGKTTLMRILLGLETPTAGQATLFGSSPTLDGRRRIGYVAQGLGLYPSLSAMENLDFAASVYGIPVSDEARAFAEGFGRSPVAALPRGTKRILAYLAASGHHPELLVLDEPTSGMDALTRARLWRNLRSSADNGTGVLVTTHYMQEAQQCDRLVMLSDGRVTDITATHRSLTVTTDHWERAFLLLRDAGFAVLLDGRVLRLPGAHPSEVSVVLAPLNGAFTVTEGQATLEETMMLATRRTAFAESPSLPHH
- a CDS encoding dihydrofolate reductase family protein, coding for MRPLRYSINVTLDGCCHHEAGLPPDEESMALWTAEMERADALIFGRVTYQMMESAWRKPASGEWPEWMEEWQIPFAEAIDRAKKYVVSRTLEEVDWNAELLRGDLRDQVETLKQEEGEGLWVGGVTLPLALADLGLIDEYEFLLHPVLAGHGPTLLSGLRERVELDLVEHRPFQSGAIVLRYRPAL